In a single window of the Neodiprion virginianus isolate iyNeoVirg1 chromosome 1, iyNeoVirg1.1, whole genome shotgun sequence genome:
- the LOC124296734 gene encoding E3 ubiquitin-protein ligase RNF19A-like encodes MRKEVENGGGCNGAASRPRRLLPRFSLRRLLYSSPLLGRRFARASSSSNRTAKAKDAVDGRTGDVEKGETRGTSVSSQPQSHTIDMQYVTSKSSVPTNAGTSLENGLMECPLCLAELSAESFPVVQSCDHQSCYDCYQQYLKVEISESRVNIACPECSELLHPNDIRMILNDQAQFEKYEDFMVRRVLAVEPDTRWCPAPDCSFAVIATGCASCPKLRCERLGCDSYFCYHCKAKWHPNQTCDAARAQRSQYYDRSSSLSFSQSDSQHRDDIKPCPRCQVLIVKMDDGSCNHMTCAVCGAEFCWLCMKEISDLHYLSPSGCTFWGKKPWSRKKKILWQLGTLVGAPVGIGLVAGIAVPAMIIGIPVWVGRKLYTRYENANKHKRNAFIAGGVTASVLVSPVLAGLAVGIGVPILLFYVYGVVPVSLCRSGGCGVSTNGAGVRFDFDDENELMGAFGNKNTGDASSIDAASHRGANPSIGEASLSLGSGSQLNDQDVATYNYIVSAGASLAASIASTLLPGGQRLEVQADVASTQRFSLSSETASAATSLSEKSVNASIAPDDGAASTRALAGSVLNFKVDTGTASGVRNTDGDPEAGTTAENHVDTAGQAASLSSLEELASGLAKRARRRPILDRQLSDSSSWTTCGEDGGSERVRFDDHVSFIEADQEAGPSSSCNTGNRGPGRRKRNKDHDQEIEIASRSPSNPRSSNNDSNVDAAAEDHPRERVNVATLRSVFFHNGSTFEREKRLPVIEEPCPIEKRQNRGVKEAKTLIASRPTHSADVEVAGIPQRLHHVIKEETPPMASISTPLPDVEVPELPQRSYHVTKEETPCMASISPPLPDVEVPEIASRPNHVVTEEIPSIATRPMQIEIEEPKIATKYNHIIDKERQPAIASQPANVMDEKIICPVASKHGHVLEVEKSCPIASHYQLRQSYCENDNVRIKEDNSHC; translated from the exons ATGCGTAAAGAAGTTGAAAATGGAGGTGGGTGTAATGGAGCTGCGTCCAGACCTCGAAGATTACTGCCACGCTTTTCTTTACGAAGACTATTATACTCCAGCCCGCTTCTTGGACGACGCTTTGCCCGCGCGTCGAGTTCTAGCAATCGCACAGCTAAAG CTAAAGATGCAGTTGACGGAAGAACAGGAGATGTAGAAAAAGGTGAAACGCGCGGAACCAGTGTTTCCAGCCAGCCGCAGTCACACACGATAGACATGCAGTATGTCACGAGCAAAAGCTCTGTTCCCACTAATGCAGGAACG AGCCTTGAAAACGGCTTGATGGAGTGTCCCCTGTGCTTAGCCGAGCTTTCTGCCGAGTCTTTCCCTGTCGTTCAGTCTTGCGATCATCAAAGCTGCTATGACTGCTACCAGCAATATCTTAAGGTTGAAATATCGGAATCCAGAGTCAATATTGCCTGTCCTGAATGCTCTGAACTTTTGCATCCCAACG ATATACGAATGATCCTGAACGATCAAGCTCAGTTTGAAAAGTACGAAGATTTCATGGTGCGAAGAGTTTTGGCCGTTGAACCAGATACCAGGTGGTGCCCTGCACCGGATTGTAGCTTTGCCGTTATTGCCACTGGCTGTGCCTCCTGTCCTAAACTACGATGCGAACGACTTGGGTGTGATTCATACTTTTGCTACCACTGTAAAGCCAAATGGCATCCTAATCAAACTTGTGACGCAGCTAGAGCGCAAAGATCTCAATACTACGACCGTAGCTCATCTCTCAGCTTTAGTCAAAGTGACTCGCAACACA GAGACGATATCAAGCCGTGTCCCAGATGTCAAGTACTGATTGTAAAAATGGACGACGGCAGTTGTAATCACATGACTTGTGCCGTCTGTGGCGCTGAGTTTTGTTGGTTATGTATGAAAGAAATCAGTGACCTTCATTATCTCAG CCCGTCTGGATGCACGTTTTGGGGTAAAAAGCCTTGgtcaagaaaaaagaaaatcctcTGGCAACTTGGAACTCTGGTTGGAGCTCCGGTCGGTATTGGTCTTGTTGCTGGTATTGCAGTGCCTGCCATGATTATAG GAATCCCCGTTTGGGTGGGAAGGAAGCTCTACACGAGGTACGAAAACGCAAACAAACACAAGAGAAATGCCTTCATCGCAGGAGGTGTAACTGCGTCG gTCCTAGTATCGCCAGTGTTGGCTGGACTGGCAGTGGGTATCGGGGTTCCTATACTTTTGTTCTATGTTTACGGAGTTGTTCCCGTGTCTCTTTGCCGAAGCGGAGGTTGTGGAGTTTCAACAAATGGCGCAGGCGTCAGGTTCGATTTCGACGATGAAAATGAGCTGATGGGAGCATTTGGCAACAAGAATACCGGAG ACGCATCATCGATAGACGCTGCCAGTCACAGAGGTGCGAACCCCTCGATCGGAGAAGCGTCATTATCTCTGGGTAGCGGCAGTCAATTAAACGATCAAGATGTAGCAACGTACAACTATATAGTATCGGCAGGTGCCAGTCTTGCTGCCAGTATAGCATCGACACTCTTGCCTGGTGGCCAGAG ACTGGAAGTTCAGGCCGACGTAGCATCTACGCAAAGATTCAGTCTCAGTAGCGAAACTGCATCAGCCGCCACTAGCCTGTCTGAAAAGTCTGTCAATGCTTCTATCGCTCCAGACGATGGTGCAGCTTCTACGAGGGCCCTGGCTGGCTCAGTTTTAAATTTCAAG gTTGACACTGGAACGGCAAGTGGTGTACGTAATACTGACGGTGATCCGGAAGCTGGTACTACGGCAGAAAACCATGTCGATACGGCCGGACAAGCCGCTTCTCTCAGTTCCTTGGAGGAGCTTGCATCTGGTTTAGCCAAACGCGCGCGCCGCAGGCCGATTCTTGACCGTCAACTCAGTGACTCCAGTAGCTGGACTACTTGCGGTGAGGATGGAGGATCAGAAAGGGTTCGTTTCGATGATCACGTTAGTTTTATTGAAGCTGACCAAGAGGCTGGTCCCAGCAGTAGCTGCAACACAGGGAATCGAGGTCCGGGAAGGCGTAAGCGAAATAAGGACCACGATCAGGAAATTGAAATAGCGTCGAGATCTCCGTCGAATCCAAG ATCCTCCAACAATGATTCTAACGTCGATGCTGCGGCAGAAGATCACCCAAGGGAGAGGGTAAACGTTGCTACTTTGCGCAGCGTGTTCTTTCATAATGGttcaacttttgaaagagaaaaGCGACTGCCTGTGATAGAAGAACCTTGTCCCATAGAGAAGCGACAAAATCGCGGTGTCAAAGAAGCAAAGACTTTAATCGCATCACGACCGACACATAGTGCCGATGTTGAAGTAGCAGGAATTCCTCAGCGATTGCACCATGTCATTAAAGAGGAGACGCCTCCTATGGCGTCGATATCAACCCCCCTGCCAGATGTGGAAGTGCCAGAACTTCCTCAGCGATCGTACCATGTCACTAAGGAGGAGACGCCTTGTATGGCGTCGATATCACCCCCCCTGCCAGATGTGGAAGTGCCAGAAATTGCGTCGCGACCAAATCACGTTGTAACAGAAGAGATACCTTCGATAGCAACGCGACCAATGCAGATAGAAATTGAAGAACCGAAAATAGCAACAAAATACAATCATATAATAGACAAAGAAAGACAACCGGCAATTGCATCGCAACCAGCCAATgtaatggatgaaaaaattatttgcccCGTTGCGTCGAAACATGGCCATGTTCTCGAAGTGGAGAAATCTTGCCCAATAGCATCCCATTACCAACTCAGGCAAAGTTATTGCGAAAATGACAATGTTCGTATCAAGGAGGATAATTCTCATTGCTGA
- the LOC124296736 gene encoding uncharacterized protein LOC124296736, with the protein MRLHIHLVLACLLFKGLAGSDDVEVIQAVPGEDNRNDKSAMDRQDTELGSSDQLALETTGENTAGGGHYNTGQVRNHPGRVSLGLSNPRPHHNVAYHGPPPPLPSKGQTEAQDKVYTSHSGSGGDSWPVATPDMPKIISLDVKCEKNLMKVYLGFDQPFYGIVFSKGHYSNVNCVHLPAGLGRTSANFEISIHACGTAGNTENGLYGYGAESGSGTYFENIIVVQYDPQVQEVWDQARKLRCTWHDQYEKSVTFRPFPVDMLDVVRTDFAGDNVGCWMQIQVGKGPWASEVSGLVKIGQTMTMVLAIKDDDSKFDMLVRNCMAHDGKRAPIQLVDQKGCITRPKLMSRFTKIKNFGASASVLSYAHFQAFKFPDSMEVHFQCTIQICRYQCPDQCSESNLLDSQSTYIENHQVIHPESGYGPPPLHPLPLEAYLQATAGRPRDERRRKSREVAVSPEKEVGVNRIIRVVSTGDLTFAIDESSNDSVVGPTMVFPAKEHAANSSLICMTTPGFAITLIVLLAILLVSFALTAYVCLRLRPFGKLPNKGIVGPFGSNAHKKTSKTCFYS; encoded by the exons ATGCGGTTACACATACACTTGGTCCTAGCCTGTCTTCTCTTCAAGGGA CTGGCCGGCTCCGACGACGTCGAGGTGATACAGGCCGTGCCCGGAGAGGACAATCGGAACGACAAATCGGCGATGGATCGGCAGGACACCGAGCTTGGCAGCTCGGACCAGCTGGCTCTCGAGACGACCGGTGAAAATACCGCCGGAGGTGGTCATTACAACACCGGTCAGGTACGGAATCATCCGGGTCGCGTTAGTCTTGGCCTATCCAATCCCCGGCCTCATCACAACGTCGCTTATCACGGACCTCCACCCCCCTTGCCGTCCAAGGGTCAAACGGAGGCTCAGGACAAGGTTTACACGTCCCATTCTGGTTCGGGCGGCGATTCCTGGCCGGTAGCAACGCCGGACATGCCCAAGATCATATCGCTCGACGTGAAGTGCGAGAAGAACCTGATGAAGGTATACCTCGGGTTCGACCAGCCCTTCTACGGCATAGTCTTCAGCAAGGGTCACTACAGTAACGTGAACTGCGTTCACCTTCCGGCCGGCCTCGGAAGGACATCGGCCAACTTCGAGATCAGCATCCACGCCTGCGGGACGGCCGGTAACACGGAGAACGGACTATACGGCTACGGCGCCGAGTCAGGCTCGGGAACATACTTCGAGAACATAATAGTCGTGCAGTACGATCCGCAGGTTCAGGAGGTATGGGACCAGGCCAGGAAGCTCCGGTGCACGTGGCACGACCAGTACGAGAAGTCGGTCACGTTCAGGCCCTTTCCGGTCGACATGCTCGACGTCGTGCGGACCGACTTCGCCGGGGACAACGTCGGTTGCTGGATGCAGATCCAGGTGGGCAAGGGACCCTGGGCCTCCGAGGTATCCGGACTGGTGAAGATCGGTCAGACGATGACTATGGTCCTTGCCATAAAGGACGACGACTCCAAGTTCGACATGCTGGTCCGGAACTGCATGGCTCACGACGGAAAGCGCGCCCCGATCCAGCTGGTGGATCAGAAGGGGTGCATAACCAGGCCCAAGCTGATGTCCCGTTTCACAAAGATCAAAAACTTCGGAGCTAGCGCCTCCGTTCTCTCCTACGCTCACTTCCAGGCGTTCAAGTTCCCCGACTCGATGGAGGTCCACTTCCAGTGCACCATTCAGATCTGCAGGTACCAGTGCCCCGACCAATGCTCCGAGTCGAATCTCCTCGACTCGCAGTCGACGTACATCGAGAACCACCAGGTGATCCATCCCGAGTCCGGTTACGGACCACCGCCTCTTCATCCGCTTCCTCTCGAGGCCTACCTCCAGGCAACGGCCGGACGACCGAGGGATGAGCGCAGGAGAAAGTCTCGCGAGGTCGCGGTTAGTCCCGAGAAAGAGGTCGGCGTCAACAGGATCATCCGGGTTGTTTCCACCGGCGATTTAACCTTCGCTATCGACGAGTCGAGCAACGATTCCGTGGTCGGACCGACGATGGTGTTTCCGGCAAAGGAACACGCCGCCAATTCGAGTCTCATATGCATGACGACACCCGGATTCGCCATCACGCTCATCGTTCTCCTCGCAATTCTACTCGTATCCTTTGCCCTCACGGCCTACGTTTGCCTCCGTTTAAGACCGTTCGGTAAACTACCGAACAAAGGAATCGTTGGACCGTTCGGCAGTAACGCGCATAAAAAAACCTCCAAGACTTGCTTCTACTCTTAG
- the LOC124296737 gene encoding uncharacterized protein LOC124296737 — MSDSEDTDESVGEWPVTKEWLEELLTVHHGEGSQVSVDDFTVRPGCAAGDSVLSDILAVSVEYRLKPENTRCELSVIVKLLPQDPFSRFFVTEAQFDLREIKFYTQVVPELEAFQKKQLAGEEEGSGVQLPELPIPACVHAHYSPAGGTEESPEPPESFLVLENLRPRGFEGAEFSRGLTLRQAEAALTAVARLHALSLAIKVKEGRSLSERYTFLFQTARATDSYQQLVERGLPQLARFLERRPGLEAVLEALLALRPRTKEIIAALLAPEGPLALITHTDFWCNNLLFRDTENGVCECAILDWQMVTYSRPTNDVALLLVSSVPTELRRRHTESLLDRYWAVLTSNCSGLGLDIPKDLDYSRADLSRDYRRSLLLALLLCIGSVDVALGDPLTEQRLIDVLEDLHNDGILSGESIEINPSVQ, encoded by the exons ATGTCGGACAGCGAGGACACCGACGAATCCGTCGGGGAGTGGCCCGTGACCAAGGAGTGGCTCGAAGAATTACTCACGGTCCATCACGGCGAGGGGTCGCAGGTTTCCGTCGACGATTTCACCGTCAGACCCGGATGCGCCGCAGGCGACAGCGTCCTCAGCGACATCCTCGCTGTCTCGGTCGAGTATCGTTTGAAGCCGGAAAACACGCGGTGCGAGCTCAGCGTTATCGTTAAACTTTTGCCCCAGGATCCGTTCAGTCGATTCTTCGTGACCGAGGCTCAATTCGATCTTCGagagatcaaattttacaCCCAG GTTGTTCCGGAGCTGGAAGCTTTCCAGAAGAAACAATTAGCCGGGGAAGAAGAAGGGAGCGGAGTCCAACTCCCCGAATTGCCAATACCTGCCTGTGTTCATGCTCACTACAGTCCAGCGGGAGGGACTGAAGAGAGTCCGGAGCCTCCGGAGTCCTTTTTGGTATTAGAAAATCTTCGACCTCGTGGTTTTGAGGGAGCTGAATTTTCCCGAGGACTAACCCTTAGGCAGGCCGAAGCTGCGCTGACGGCTGTTGCTCGACTCCACGCTTTGTCATTGGCGATCAAAGTCAAGGAAGGAAGATCGCTCTCCGAGCGCTACACGTTCTTGTTTCAAACAGCCAGAGCTACGGACTCTTACCAGCAGCTCGTTGAGCGAGGATTGCCCCAGCTTGCTCGATTCCTTGAGAGAAGACCGGGCCTCGAAGCTGTGCTCGAAGCTCTTCTGGCTCTGCGTCCTCGCACCAAGGAAATTATTGCAGCTCTTCTTGCACCCGAAGGTCCGTTGGCTCTGATAACTCACACGGATTTTTGGTGCAATAATTTACTCTTCAGAGACACGGAGAATGGTGTATGCGAGTGCGCCATACTCGATTGGCAAATGGTCACTTACAGCAGACCGACAAACGACGTAGCTCTACTGCTGGTCAGCTCCGTTCCTACGGAACTCAGACGCAGGCACACCGAATCACTTTTGGACAGATACTGGGCCGTTTTAACAAGTAATTGCAGCGGTCTTGGTTTGGACATTCCAAAAGATCTGGATTACAGTAGAGCTGACTTGAGTCGGGATTATAGGCGATCTTTGCTTTTGGCTCTTTTACTCTGTATAGGATCGGTAGACGTAGCTTTAGGCGATCCCCTCACCGAACAGCGGCTCATAGATGTGTTAGAAGATCTCCATAACGACGGTATACTATCGGGAGAGTCTATTGAAATAAATCCATCGGTTCAGTGA